Part of the Benincasa hispida cultivar B227 chromosome 12, ASM972705v1, whole genome shotgun sequence genome is shown below.
ATACTAAAATATCGATGTCGATGTCAATATCGAGATTTCAATTTTACAgatatatcgataaaatataaattaccgatttatattttttgtaagtaattttttttacaaaaattgtttaaatttattcatctttttaatataattggACGTAGGGGATTCAAATCACAAAACTAATTGCTATTTACAACCTGTATGCTAATTGAGAGTTTGACAATTTGTTTAGATTAATGATTAAGTTGTTTTTGCTCACAAATTAAATTATGTTCATTTCTCGTGAAGTTGAGACAAAATACATAAATGACGTGAAGTTGAggtacttcacgagacaaattTAAATCCAAATCATTAACTTAGTCAGCAAGTCACATCGGCATTTAAATAATCTACTTAGATAGATCTGTTAATTTAAACAGTTATGTTAACGAAGATAGCATTTTAAATCTATTATTGAaaacttaaagactaaaatgaCTAATTTGAAACTTAAGACATCAAATGTACCTATTCCAAAAAACTTTCggactaaaaagatatttttttctaaaaggtATTAAAGATATCAATGGATATATAATATCGATATCAACCCTTcaatttacatatatatatatatatatagagagagagagagactaaTATTTTGACATATCAAGGtatattttcatcaaatatGTCTTGAAAGTGCACTCcaatatgaaaattgaaaagtaaaaataagaaatagagAGTCTAAGTCCAATGATTAATGTAGAATGGGCAGTTTTGTTTGAAATTTAGCCAAAGAAAAAAGATTATAAATTAAGGTAATGGGCTACCTTCACAACAACCAAACAAAAGAGGTTTCAAGAGTCCTTGTTGGGTTTTGAAATGGGGTCttgtctttattattattatcatgcATTTAAAATAATGGGACCCCTTCTGGGATTTGATTATGATAAGTTTCTTCTACATTTTAATAAAATCTAttacaattttttattcaaacaattacttagttttctttttctttttctttttctttttttaagaaaaaataaacacaatataatatcaaataacAACAAAGTTATAAGACAAATCCTTCCAAGCAAACACCACACGCAACATCTTTCACAACTAATTTGATAACATcgtcaaatatattattattttagtcattgtaattttaaatatttgaatttagagtttttatatttaaaataatataaagtttacccATTCGAAATAAATTTGTTATCGAAGtcaattaaataataacaaaaaaattatagaaaaaaagGATATTGTgtgaattttttcaaaatttatagagaaaatgttcgtcttttttatttatttggaaaaaatcaataataaacttataataggaactatttttaatatatatatatatatatatatatatttatattggaaagtatacaaattaaaatagaatattaaaattatattttaaccaattttttttttcatcatatACAATTTTCTAAAGCGAGTTTGTGATTTGCTTAGAAAAATGGATGATTTGTGTAGAAGgattttttcaataaagttctttcttttttttgaaaaaaactaaTTGATGGTTTTTTCATAAAAGtacttttaagtttttttagtggaaaatttatcttctttcaaaacatgtttttattcaaatctttgaataTTAAGGCTCGAGAGTGAGTTTGAGAAcaattaaaaagtttatgtCTGATATGAACATAACATGACTAACATAAAATATGTATAATTGATCAAAAGATCACAGATTCAAATCTACCCCATGGTATTGAGGACTTCTTAGAAGTTTGGAGAGAAACCCTAATTAAATGCTCTTCCATAAAGCATTTAAAGTGTTCTTTTAGTTTTCTAAAGTTTCTAAATGACTTTTAACAATCAAACTAAAGGTTcaaaagattttgaaaaaacattttaataagttaaaatataGTTCACCCTTTCAAAGGTCATTCCAAATTCACCCTCTAACGTTAAAAAATATTACTTTATCCTTTGTTTTTATATGTATCCAAAAATAAACTTCTCCAAAAGATACTATAAAACAACCTAAACCCAAATTACCACCCAAGAATTATATGTATAAATCCTATTAGAGAGCAATAACAAAATAACATTGCATTAAACACACAAGCATATTGGATAAGTTAAATTTTTTGGAAGTAAGAAGTTTAAAATGTCGCATTTACCCTTTTGTCATATTCATAGTATAGGATAGGGATTATATATGTAAATTAAGTGGTGTTTATTTGTTCCAATAATTGAGGCTTACAAAAATCCAAAAGTTGTGGTCTTCAACATCTTAATTACAACGAAACACATTGATctttaaattgaaaatgaaagcaAAATGAGCGATTTGAATAGGAAATCAAGAGAGTAAACACAGAAcccatattaaatttttttcctaaaatgaCACTTGGCACCTCAATTATATTGGTAGAATTAAATGGCAAAATGAAGTAAGGGATTTGTTATTAATTGGAGCCTTACACGGCTAGATAtacaaagaaatttttttaagtatgcTTTAAATAATTAGAATCCCTTAAGAACTAAAGAGGTGTTACAAAATTTATAACATAGCtgagttttcttttattgttaTCTATAATACATATGGTTGAGAATTGCTCAAGATAAGACAAAAAATCCACGAGTGAACCCAAGCTCATAGAATACCAAAAAGAAGACATAGGAGAGCACGCatcccaaaaaagaaaaaaaatgtcaacaCCTTAAAATATGAACCAACCAACCGAGTCTACTAATCAAGAAATGACTAAACTGCTATAAATAAAAGACTTTAGGCTTATAAATAGTCATATCCAATTAAGAGACCTAACGGTATGAGAATCTCTTATACAAATCAACTTGAAGTATCTTGAAACCAGATGAGAGAGAAGAAGGCTAGAGTTCAAGACCACCGAAAATTTGTAGTGAAATCCAACACGAACGAGATTTAAACAGCAACATATATATTGAGCTGTAGAATTATTGAAGGTGTTCCCTGTACCAACCAAAAGGCAATTTAGTGGCACACGCTTTCACTAGCCACACCCATACACATTTggctagaattttttttttccttttaacttaTAAGTTTGGTTTGTTTATGTTTCTTTGTTtactaaagaaaagaaaagacaacATGTATCAGACCTtgttaatttcaaataattggTCTAACATGGCCAATAATTCATCCACCAAGAGTGAACAAAGAATGATTTTTCTTCCCATctagaaaatgaatttattttcattttgaaataaattagaCTTAAAATCATTATGGagaactagaaaagcattttgaTGTAGCCTAAAAGAGATAAAAGGAGAACTCTCTCCAAGAATCAAGATTGTTgatcttttattagaatgaaTAACCTGTTTTATACAAGAGGAGAAAATTCCTATTTATAGACTTTTACTACAAGTGGAGTAAACAGAGAATTAATCTAGGATATtacctaattatctaattaacccctattcttcttatatgatatttcaatctcaattacccaaaaaaaaaaaaaaaaaaaacttacatgCATCCTAGCCTGCCGCCCAACTCATCTGTACAACCCACGtgacaattttctttttctcttatgTTGTGGTTAGAGTGGACTAAAAACAATTGGATGAAACGCAAGATGCACCTAAGCAATGAGAGTCAAATTGATCTTCTTGTGAAAAAACAATGAAGTTGAAATCTACAACTTCTAAAAGCAGCCCATTTCTTTCACTTTTCAGTAAGTAATACAAAAAGGTTTGAAATACGCAATAAGACAATAAGAGTAATATACAAAACGCAGAAATGGGATTCAATTATAATGATTTACATTAGAGCTCCAACTTAAGCTTTAGAAAGGAACACAATAACAGAAACTACTCATCAGTTCTCACTTCTCggcagcttttttttttttaataataattaaatggcAACAAATACTTGAACCATGTCGATAATTAAGATAAACAAACCTGCAGATTTACGGGCGAGCCTTTTTTATTCATGATGATTTTGATTTTGTAGTCATGTATGGAAGATGGGTGTCCAAAAAGTTCTCAGCCGCTCTCCTAATTGTATGTAACATATGAACAAGATATCGTTGTTCATACCAGGTGAAAACTACTTTCGAATTCTTATGCCGGGTATATCTTTCAAACCCATCTTTAGAGCTGTCTTCCTGAAAAGTGCTGGTGGCTTTTGGAGACCAATTGACTCCGAAAATTGTTTGCCAAGCTCAACCAGAGTAGTTTTATCTCTGCCAATTTCCCTGATTGAGTTGTAATAACCTAGCCATGCATGATATGCACCTTCTTTGATGGAGGTATCAATCTTTGCCATTGATTCCTCTACCTGCAAGAATAAacattcatatcatatattggACCACAAATGCGAATGAGTTTGTTTTTATAGCAAACTCAATTGATTAAGGAACAATTGAAAATATAGCAATAAAGTTCAAAGCATTTGTAGATATAGCACCatgcaaaagaatttgcaaatatagcaaaattcgGATCCGACACCCtaagtttatcaatgatagatcatATCACTAGTAGACATCTATTAGCAATAGAGTATATCACCAATagaatttgctatatttgcaaattctttaaaatattgCTACACACTTgattattatccctaaaagtgaTACCCATTGCCATTACCCAACTAGTCTAGTTCCAACACTGTGCAAAGAAGGCTTCTTTTTATATTTCCTTATCGGTTTCGAAAACTTGAATGTCCTCTTCTTGTCTTTTAAAGACAATGAATATTCATTTCACTTGTGTTTTAATATCCACCAAAGCTAACAACAAAAGACATCGATTGCTTAATAAAAAAACCTTTAGCTTTAAGCCTGAATCCAACTGGGGCAGAGGGCGTCTTTCAAGAGGCAGATCTTTTAACTCATCGAGGAAATATCCCTCCCATGGTGCAACCAACAAGACACCTTGACCTTCTTTGCCTTCACGTCCTGTTCTTCCAAGACGATGTATATATTGCTCCCTGTCAGATGGTACGCCCACCTGTATATTTCCATAATAATTACATAAATGATAAGCATTTGCTGGAAATAACTACGAAAATAAGCTTCACTTCACTAAGGTAttaataatagctcttttttgtAATAATGACGGAATAAACCCTAAAAGTAAACAATTAATACAGGGAAAAAAATTAGTTCAAATTTTGACCCAAGCCATCATATGCCATATGATTGTCAGGAATTTTCAAAGTAAAAGTGACACTTGATTAATGCCAAAAGTAAGCAAAAGTCATCCATTCAAGCAAGGAAACCAAAATAATTTATCATTAATCCTTCATCGTACCTGTATGACCAAGGTAACATCAGGGTAATTCATACCACGAGCTGAAACATCTGATGTAACAAGAATGAGCCGTCTTGACTGTTTGAATTCATCTGAGATACGTGTACGATAAAGTTGTGGCTTCCTGGAGTGCATCTCTCTGacattcattttcatttcccgTAAAAGCACATGGAAAAGTGATGTTATCATCCCTGTTGTACAGAAAACTATAACCTGAGTGAAAGTATGAGGTCAGTCTACCCTCTACAAGCAGTTTGAAGAAAACATTGCATAAGACGAAAGAGAAGAGGAAAGGAAAGAGAAACTATTCAGTCAACCTTGTAATCAGGAGTGCACGAGATATGTTCCTTCAAGAGATGGcatacaatttgaaaatgagaTTCATGTGGTGCTACAAGACATGACTGCCTGACCTACATATGGGAAAATGGAAACTTTTAGTCTTTTTTTCACCATTCTCATTGCAGAAACAAACTTGATGTTTCTTACTttccaaaaagaaaagggaaaaaacgcttgaagaaaggaaaaagtttCAAGTGATGTTATCTTGTTTACCTGAGTAGGAGTTTCCACACAACCAAGGCCCACAGTATCAACAAAAACATGTTCTCTTTTCAAAACTAGCTGAGATATTCGACGAACCTGCAAGTCCATAATCACAACCAAGATTTATGAagagttttaaattaaagacGCCTTCTTCCCAAACTcgaatgaagaagagaaaatgatcTTACCTCCCTTGGAATAGTTGCAGAGAACAACATGGACTGCCTTCGGCGGGGCAAACAGTCAACAATTTTCTCAATGTCCTTGCGAAATCCCAAGTCCAATAAGAGGTCAGCTTCATCAAGTATAAGCATTGTTAACCCCATCAGTCGCACAGACAAGCCAGACCTATCCTCAACATGGTCCAGCAATCTGCCAGGAGTAGCAACTACAATCTGTAAAGGAGCATGAAATGAAGTGAATAAACAATATATTACAAATTtacaattatataaatgtttGTCAAAGACAAGAAAGAAAAAGCGTCTTTTTTCCTTCACCTCTCTTTCCTGATAGCCATTattcaagaaaaagaaaactacaaAACTGAACATCTTTAAACAGGTATAGCATGGAAGGAGAACCTGGCTGGGAAATGATTCTAGTCGTTTCTGATCATCTTTAAATCGAGTGCCTCCAACTAGCGTTTGCACTCCTATGCCATCATGGTACTTCAGCAGAACATTTGCTTCTGCAGCAATTTGACTAGCAAGTTCCCTGGTGGGGCAGAGAATCAGAACAGAAATTGGAGGCACCCTTTGATTATTGCTGCTACATGCAGCCTTCAAAACTGCTTCAATGGCAGGAAGCTGTTTATGTTTTAATAAAACGTTGAAACAAAAAACCTAATACACTAAACATCAAGTTTTAAGAAGAATTAGAAATGTACCAGAAAAGCAACGCTCTTTCCACTACCAGTTTTTGACTTGACCAAGGTATCCTTCCCTGCAATCATCAAAACCacgattttcttttattttaaacaacGATTAGGAAGCTTTAGATCCACCCCCGGTCAGCCTCATAGTCATTGGAAGTGAAAAGTTATAGAACTTGGAAGGAATCGGTTCAAATCATGATCAcctacataaaatttaaaattctaagAATTTACTATACAATGAATGTTGAAGGGTCTAGTGGTTGTCTCAAGAGTTAATCAAGGTGCACGCATACTAGTCAGAAACTTACCATTAcatataaaagattaaaaagctTTGAGAGGTGTTCAAGTTGTACTCTGCTTTGGTCAGATCTATTGCAGTTTAAGTTCTAAATTGACAATGCAACAATAGTTTGGAGAGGAATGACAATTTTCTTCATTATTCTTTCTCTCGAAAAGATTTCGAAATGAGAAGTAGTGGGCTTTCAAGAATACCAATGGATAGAATTATATTTTCCTTAGGGTATCAAATAATAACACTAGTCCCTATCCACATCCAACAAAACAAGCAAGCAGAAATACGACCGCGGTACTTCCACAATGAAAAAAGAATTCGGATGAAACAGagggatgaaaaaaaaatgccaGAGTTTATGCCAAACCTCGATGTGTATATGGAtctcttaccttcaaggcaaagAGATAGAGTAGCCTCCTGTACTCGAGTCATTCGAACATATCCAGCAGAAGAAAGTGCTTTGACTGTCAGTGGAGATATGCCACACTCGTCAAATCTGGTGAAAACAAGATACAGAATCACCTGAATGCATTTATtcaacaattatatatatatgtgtgtgtgtgtgtgtgattcCCAAGAATGAGGGAAACGGACATCAGAACCTTTTCTCAGTGAAAATTATCTCCTCCCTCTTCTCACCTTCGTCTTCAGCTGCAGCCTTTTTGCCGAGTTCATATCTAAGCAAGTCAACTTGCTCAGCAAAATCACTTTCTTCATTATATGATTTTAGAGGTACCCTCCTCTTCATTTTCATATCACATTTCCCCAAGGAAGCACTACTCCCAGTTCTCAAATCTTTCCAACGTCTCAAATCCTTATCCACATTACTCAATTCTTCTTCGGAGTCGTCCTCGCTGCTCGAACTCCCATTTCTCCAAAATTTCATCTTCCTCTGTGCTACAGCCTTCCTGTCATCGCTAATACTGTTAAGATTTCTTGATTTCACATTTTTATCAGGGCTACGTGCTAACTTATTCGCAAAAGGTTTTATTGAATCGACACCTGAGTTATAATCCGTGTCCTCATCACTCGATGAACTCTCATTCCTTCGAAAGCTCCTTCGACTCTGCACTGAATAGCTCCTACCCTTCAAATTATCGCCATACGTAAACTGAGGCCCTACGGATGCATCATGTTTCTCCGGTAACAATTTCTTGACGTCGATAGGCGATCTAATCGATCCACTCCGAACACTCGATGCAATCCGTCTCGATCCTCCATGAAATTCCGATCTCGGTAGCGGTGTCTTCAATGGACCATCATCTTCATTCCAAAAATCAATCGCTCCCTCTTTCATGAACCTGTTAGCTAGGGCTTTAATATGCTCGCTGGGGGTCATTGGGGAGTAATGGGTAGAAGGGTCCGAATTCTTCGAAGTTTCATGAACACCAGCAATCTTGGAGCGTATTTCGGAACGAACTCGAGCCTGGTAGAGCTGCTTCTCCTGTTCGAGAAgtcttttctccttctctttggCTCTTTTCTCATGCATTCGCTTCCATTGCCACTTGTTGAGGCCTCCGGGGAAGGTCCGTGGACCACCGCCCATAGACCGAGAGAATATGAGCTTACATAGAAGGCTGGAAAAGGTCCGATGACGGTCTAGAAGAACCGACGAAGTCATTGTTCCAGCGAGAAACAATAGTTAGAGGGAAGAAGCTGAGGGGTTTAGGGTTTAACGGGAGGGGgctggaggaagaagacgagGGAAATTTTAGCACGGAATGATTTTGCGTTGTAATGTACTTGTGGGCCAAATCAATACAAGCCCAGGCCCGTTTCTAAGCCCATCGTTGGACAGTAAAACAATatggaaaattgaaaagaaaatactCGATTATGTtggaatttttatttaaaatctttCGATAATTATGTAAAGTATAACTATTATTTTCCATAGCAAATCATTAGGCGGTGTTTGGGACAAAtagttagttattataattgaattataatatatcatatttgggatatagattattttaatttgtattataataatatgtatttaagatgtaaactattttaatttgagaaagaaatagtatacattatagtaaataataataaaatgattaatataaattagtaaaaaaaaattgaaatagtgTATATGTGTACATATCGCTGAGATTaagctaaattataaaaatacatatatatatacaaataaaaatctcacaaactttcaaaattttcattaatatatttattttttaaaaaaaaatgttaaaaaataacattaatatTTCCATATGAGTGAAAATCATAAGTACCtcgttaaaaagaaaataattaaaaaatattcatacttTAATATGTTGAATTTTCCATCACTTGCCTCTTTCATTTGCTCTCTCCTCTCATACAATATATAACCTAACATTTCTATTTTTATCTCCTATTTTTGTCTCTCTTTTTCGATGCCCTCTGTTGCCCCTTGCTTCCATTTTCCAATCTCTAAAATTACCTCATTCATTCAAGGTCATATATGTTATAACAAGAAGAAATGAGAATATTTGGAATCACTGAAGAACCTTAcgactttatttttttaaactagaTTGTATATTGACAGTGTTGGATATTCATACTAAAAAATGAACATTTGAATATtcaaatataaacaaataaatttaattgtGTTGATTAAATTTAAAGTTGGAATCTTTAAGATTTGATCGAAACTTCAAATTAGATGATGTTTCtgttaggttgtatgtcctaaaacatattttatttgcaataaatatgctattgagatttattcaataaagttgttattgaatgtgtgaattgcacttgttaaaagcctaaatccaataaactaacgaacccctgcatgaatacttgaactttatgtataGACGTgtaagtggatcaagttcaagtatatagccaaaaacggtctataagtatacatataaggttggataccttatcctaggggACATTAtagatgcagcccactttgtatatgatacaaacgatatgatcctaaaatcactcatgtagagacatgcgagtgggggcatcatatgcaaaagatatttgcataagaccggacaatgaaatagtcacttgtctttataacgttgtttactattaaaactaactatttcatttcgatgacctaaggtaactcgatcttaatcctgagctaactatgaactcttgtttattcgagattatcctttaatctgcatgagtaaaagtgactaaacatcaccactcaa
Proteins encoded:
- the LOC120068174 gene encoding probable DEAD-box ATP-dependent RNA helicase 48 — protein: MTSSVLLDRHRTFSSLLCKLIFSRSMGGGPRTFPGGLNKWQWKRMHEKRAKEKEKRLLEQEKQLYQARVRSEIRSKIAGVHETSKNSDPSTHYSPMTPSEHIKALANRFMKEGAIDFWNEDDGPLKTPLPRSEFHGGSRRIASSVRSGSIRSPIDVKKLLPEKHDASVGPQFTYGDNLKGRSYSVQSRRSFRRNESSSSDEDTDYNSGVDSIKPFANKLARSPDKNVKSRNLNSISDDRKAVAQRKMKFWRNGSSSSEDDSEEELSNVDKDLRRWKDLRTGSSASLGKCDMKMKRRVPLKSYNEESDFAEQVDLLRYELGKKAAAEDEGEKREEIIFTEKRFDECGISPLTVKALSSAGYVRMTRVQEATLSLCLEGKDTLVKSKTGSGKSVAFLLPAIEAVLKAACSSNNQRVPPISVLILCPTRELASQIAAEANVLLKYHDGIGVQTLVGGTRFKDDQKRLESFPSQIVVATPGRLLDHVEDRSGLSVRLMGLTMLILDEADLLLDLGFRKDIEKIVDCLPRRRQSMLFSATIPREVRRISQLVLKREHVFVDTVGLGCVETPTQVRQSCLVAPHESHFQIVCHLLKEHISCTPDYKVIVFCTTGMITSLFHVLLREMKMNVREMHSRKPQLYRTRISDEFKQSRRLILVTSDVSARGMNYPDVTLVIQVGVPSDREQYIHRLGRTGREGKEGQGVLLVAPWEGYFLDELKDLPLERRPLPQLDSGLKLKVEESMAKIDTSIKEGAYHAWLGYYNSIREIGRDKTTLVELGKQFSESIGLQKPPALFRKTALKMGLKDIPGIRIRK